From the Candidatus Hydrogenedens sp. genome, the window AAATAACGACTATCTTTACTAATTCTTCGATTATCACCCAATACATAATATTCACCAGGGTGTAGGTATACCATGTCCTCTTCATCCGAATTTTTATTCTGGCTATCCAAATAGGGTTCCTCTACAAGATTATTGTTCACATATACCCTATTTTTTGAGTATTCAACTTTTTTCTGATGAGTTTCCTGCGAAGTGTGTTCGGAGGCACTTACAATTTTAGTTGAGGAGTCGGATGGAAGCATTGCTATAACTCTTTTCACATACCTGCGGTCATCTTCCCCTTTTCCTTCAAAAACGATAATATCTCCTTCGTGCACTTTCCATTGTTCGGGCAAGAAAGGAAACCGTTTTAAAACACAGGGCAGTTTAAACACTAAAATACGGTCACCTTCGTTTAAGGTTTCTTTCATAGATGGTCCCCAAACTTCATAACCTTCGACGACAAAGGAATGTATAAACCAAACACAAAAAACAAATAGAAGGAGCAACTTAATAAAAGCAACTATTTCACTTAAAACAGAATCCCCATTATTGGTAGGTGATTCTTGTTGGTTTGTTTCGTTTTTTATTTCTTCTGTTTCACTACTCATAAGATTGACATTTTTTAATATTTGTATTCGGCGACCCCATACGAAATCGCTTATTCTTTAATGCTGATATAAAATCTATCCTATCCGGCTTTTCCATTTCAACCTCAATCCAGTATTTACCTACATGAAAGGCACGATGGGCATCACTTGCACAAGTTTGTATCCGATTTAGTTTGTTCGCCCATAAACTTGCTTTTTCTTGTTCCGCAACATTCATGTTCACACTCATTACTTCCATAGCAGGAATAGGTAATGCTTCTAAACGGTGGTCAAAATGGTGATAGTTTCGTGTCGGATGGGCAGCAATGCAAAATCCATTATGTTTATTTACTTCTGCAATTACTTCTTCCACAGAAACGAAATTTTTCCAATTTGAAATGGTTTTTCCAGGCAATCCAAAAACGAGTAGGTCTCCTGCATCTGTAGTAATCTCTGCCCCTGAAAAAATAATTAATCCGTTTACAAATACTTTCTTTTTCAATTCCTCAATTTCTTTGTCCGTCCATTGGTAATGATGTTCTGTAATAACAATACCATCTAAACCTGTGGATATAGCACTCTCTACCATTTCCTCTGGCTCCATCAAACTACATGGGGAATAAATACTGGTATGCAAATGTATATCAAATTTTAAACGCATAAAAATCCCTTTTGTATATTTAAAAAATAATTTTTTCTAATCTCAGGATATAAGACTGCTAATCCCGTCCAAAAGAACTTGTTCTTCTCTTTGCCAATTATACCTTATTTCCACTGCTTTTCGCCCATTTTTTCCCAAACGAGTTGCTTCTTCGGGATTGCGGAGTAGGAAAATAATGGCATTGGCAATATCTTCTGGTTTAGTAACATCTACACATAAACCGCAATC encodes:
- the lepB gene encoding signal peptidase I, producing the protein MSSETEEIKNETNQQESPTNNGDSVLSEIVAFIKLLLLFVFCVWFIHSFVVEGYEVWGPSMKETLNEGDRILVFKLPCVLKRFPFLPEQWKVHEGDIIVFEGKGEDDRRYVKRVIAMLPSDSSTKIVSASEHTSQETHQKKVEYSKNRVYVNNNLVEEPYLDSQNKNSDEEDMVYLHPGEYYVLGDNRRISKDSRYFGPISEDQIIGKAVFRFWPLNKIGWL
- a CDS encoding PHP-associated domain-containing protein, whose product is MRLKFDIHLHTSIYSPCSLMEPEEMVESAISTGLDGIVITEHHYQWTDKEIEELKKKVFVNGLIIFSGAEITTDAGDLLVFGLPGKTISNWKNFVSVEEVIAEVNKHNGFCIAAHPTRNYHHFDHRLEALPIPAMEVMSVNMNVAEQEKASLWANKLNRIQTCASDAHRAFHVGKYWIEVEMEKPDRIDFISALKNKRFRMGSPNTNIKKCQSYE